The Paenarthrobacter aurescens region TGACACAAACGTGCACCCCTGTTGAAACACCTCGGTCCTAGCGTGGAGGAGTGGCCGCAAGCGTGGCCCGGTCCGGGGGAGTGACGGTGAAACTGCCAGCACCCGGACACAGTGAGAGGGGCTGAAATGACCGTAATTCTGGACCGTGCCGAAAATCTGACCGCCACTGCCACCGCCACGTGGCACCGTGTTTGCCCGGTGGACGAGCTGGAACTGGCGTGGGGCGAGGCTGCACTGATCGCCGGACGTCAGGTTGCCCTGTTCCGCACTGCTGCCTCCGAGGTTTTCGCGGTTGCGCAGCAGGACCCGGCGACGCTCGCCAACGTCATGGCGCGCGGAATCATCGGATCCCGCGGGAGCCGGCCCACCATCGCCTCGCCGCTGCACAAAGAGGTCTACGACCTCGAAACCGGGGAATGCTTCACCAACCCCGAACTCAGGCTCGACGCCTTTGCCACCCGCTTGGTGGATGGCTTCATCGAAGTTGAGCTCTAAGAGTTTTACAAACCCAACGCTTCGCGGACGTCCCTGAGAACATCATCCAGGGACGTTCGCGCTGTTTGGCGCGCAGCGTCAAGCTCCGCCGCGGATTCCACGGCCTGGATGACTTCCAGATAGCACTTGAGCTTGGGCTCCGTGCCGCTGGGACGAATGATGACGCGGCTCTGGTCCCGCGTCAGGTACAGCAGACCGTCCGTGGGAGGCAGGGCTTCGCTTCCCTCGGCAAGATCAGTGAAAATCTCGACGGCGGAACCTCCGAACGCTTCCGGCGGGTTGACCCGGAGGCGGTTCATCATGGCGTCCAACAAGCCCAAATCGGCTACGCGGATACTGAGCTGGTCGCTCGCATGCAGTCCGTGGACCAAATAGAGGTCATCAAGGGTGTCAAAGATGGTCTTGCCGTCGGCCTTGGCTGTTGCTGCCAGTTCCGCGATCAGCACTGCCGCTGAAATTCCGTCCTTGTCCCGCACCAGATCCGGTGCAACGCAGTATCCCAAGGCTTCCTCATACCCGTAGGTGAGGCCGGGAACCCGTGAAATCCATTTGAACCCGGTGAGGGTCTCCTCGTGGGCGTATCCCGCTGCAGCGGCAATCCGGGACAGCAGGCGTGAGGAAACGATCGAGTTGGCGAAGACACCCGTTTGCGGCTCGTCCCCGGCGGCGGCAGCCATGCGTGCCACGACGTGCGCGCCCAGGAGTGCCCCTACTTCGTCGCCACGCAGCATCCGCCAGGCTCCCGTGGCGGGGTCCAAGGCAGCAACCGCAGCGCGATCGGCGTCGGGATCATTGGCCACAACTATGTCCGCGTCCGAGTCGGCGGCGGCCGCGAGGGCCAGGTCCAGCGCGCCGGGTTCTTCCGGATTGGGGAACGCGACGGTGGGGAAGTCCGGGTCCGGCTCGGCCTGTTCGGCCACCAGGGTGACATCCGTGAAACCTGCGGCGTTCAGGACCGAGACAGCCGTTTCGCCGCCGACACCGTGCATGGGTGTGAGGACGATCTTGAGGTCCCGGGCCGGGAAATGTTCCCTATCCACCAAGCCCGCCATGGCGCCTTCATAGTCGGCCGCGATGGAGGTGGGCAGTACGGTCCACCCGTCCTCTGCCAGCGTGATCGAATCCAAGGCACCTACAGCCTCGATTTTGGCCGCGATTTCCGCGTCGTACGGCGCCACGATCTGCGAACCACGTCCGCTTTCGGAAACTGCATGCCGTCCGAGGTAAACCTTGTACCCGTTGTCCTGCGGCGGGTTGTGGCTCGCTGTGACCATCACGCCGCCGTCGCAGTCCAGTGACCGGACCGCAAAGGCGAGCAACGGCGTCGGAAGTGCTGCCGGCATCAGGAAGGTGTCGATGCCCGCTGCCGTGAAGATGGCCGCGGTTTCCTGCGCAAAAATGTCCGAGTTGTAGCGGGCATCAAAGCCAACGACGGCGCGCGGCCGGGTTCCGGGCGCAGCTGCGGCTACGGTCCCGGTGAGGAAAGCGGCGAGCCCTGCCGCCGCCCGGCGGACGACGACGCGGTTCATCCGGTTGGGGCCCGGGCCCAGTGCTGCCCGGAGGCCCGCTGTGCCGAATTGCAGGGTGCCGTTGAAGCTGTCTCCCAGTTCCTGAGCCGCTCCCGCATCACCGTTTTCGGCGAGCTCGGCGAGCTCGGCCAGGGCAGCAGCCGTGGCCGGGTCCGGGTCTTGGGAAGCCCATTGGCGGGCTTCGGTGATCAGCTGTTCAAATGCGGCATCGCTGGATGTCATAGGGACAAAACTATCCTCAATGTCACCCCCGCGGGCAACGAGGGGTGGGATCCCGCCCCTAAAAGCGGTTGTAAAGGGTGAGATCCCGCCCCTGAACAGCCCTCAAAGAGTGCGGGAAGTAACAATGAAGTCCGTGTCGCCGTCCATGCTGAACGCGGAGGCTGCTGTGCTGTCCCAGTCAGGGAAGAACGTGTCCGAAACAACCGCAGTCCCGCCCGCAGCGAAGACTTCCACGGAAGATGAGTCCAGAAGGATGGTGAGGCTGACTCTGCTGCCGGAGGAGGGCAGCGCCACCTCATGGAAGGGGCTGAACTTCGGGGAGAAGTTACTGGTGCCGGCCTGTGAACGGTCCACCCGGACAGTGCCCGACTCCTTGTTGTAGGAGATGCGCAGACCTGACCCGGGGCCTGATGAATGGCGGAGGAGAACGCCTGCTTCGCGCGCCGAGGTGAGGTCCATGTCCAGTTCAATCAGCTGGCTGCGGCCCCGGAAGTCCTGTCCCAGGTCCGTCAGTGAGGAGCCGACGGTGAGGTTTTTGCTCTTCGCTTCACCGGAGCGTTCCAAGGTTTCCCGCGCCACCTGGGCTATGGCGGAACGCAATTCCAGCCGTTTCGCACCCTTGACCAAGGTCAGTTCGCGGGGTATTGCCATGGAGCCCCGCCACGGCGTGGTGGGCACATCCTGGGCATAGTCCCAGTTGCCCATCCATCCCAGGAGCACGGGTTTGTCTCCGGGCGCGCCGGAAATGGAATTGGCTGCGTAGTAGTCCGCGCCGTGATCCAGCCACTGCGATTCCTCGAGCGGCGCATCCGGGGCAGCTGCGTTTTCGGCCGTGAACCGGGTGCCGTCGAATTCGCCCACGAAGTACTGCATGCCCGAGCCGCCGGCAATGCCGCCGGGGTTGATGCTCAGCAGCATCACCCACTTTTTGGCGGTGGAGTCCTCCACATCCATGTGGATGAGCTCCGGCACTTCCCACAGGCCTCCCTGGGCGCCGGCCCCGGAGAAATCACTGAGGAAATCCCAGTGGAGCAGGTCCGTGGATTTGAACATTTTGACTACCTGGGCGTCGGCCACCACGGTGGTCATCACCCAGTAGCGTCCTGGCTCGTACCACGTAATTTTGGGGTCGCGGAAGTTGTTGTTGGTGGGAGCCAGGTTCAGCACCGGGTTGCCTTGGTACTTTTGCCATGAGGTCCCGTTATCAAGGCTGAACGCCACCGACTGCGCCTGGGCTCCTTCAGGCAGTGCGCCGTTCTTCCCGTAGGCACTGGTGTAGAGGGCCACCATGGGAGGATTTTCCGCAGAACCAAGACCTGATGCGTTGTTCTTGTCCACCACGATGCAGCCGGAGAATATTTCTTCCTCCGGGCTCGCTTCCATGGCCACTGGTTGCTGCTCCCAGTGGATCAAATCCTGGCTGGTGGAGTGCCCCCAGGACATGTTGCCCCAGGAGTTTCCGCGGGGGTTGTACTGGTAGAAGGCGTGGTATGTGCCGTCGTGATAGACGAGGCCGTTGGGATCATTGAGCCAGTTCTTCCCAGCAGTGAGGTGGGCTGCCGGACGCCAGGGATCGGACGGGGACGGGCGGTGGCCGCCCGGGGCGGGGACCGGCGTCGGGCTTTCAGGCTGGGTGCAGGACGCTGCCGAGAAGGCGACCACGACGGCGGCACTTGCGGCCAGCATCTGGCGGCGCGAAAGGTGGGGGCTGGGAAAAGTCATGGGAAAAATCCTGGGGGTTGGGGTGGCAGGGGCGGCCAGTCCTTATGGGACCGGCTACCCCTGCCGTGGCCTGACGGCCGAGGTGTTGCTGCTTACTTGTAGAGGCCTTCGCCGCCAACACGGACGTTGGTGGGAAGGTACCCGTACGGGCCGAGGCCGTTCTGGCCAAAGCTGCGGTCCACTTCCGTCACGCCGCCCTGGAAGTTCATCTTCACGGTGGGGGAGAGTGAGCCGCCGCGGACTCCGTCAACGTTGTCAATGAAGGACTGGACCAGCCCGCCTGGCTGTACATAGTGCGAGTAGGCCTGGAACTGACGGCCGTTCTGGCGCGGGTCCGGGCCCTCCGGAGCGTTGGCCGGCATGTTCAGGTCCGTGGGGGAGCCCAGAGCCAGGCCGCTGTTGTTGACCGGCTGGTAGTCCGAACGGACGCCGTCGCCCACAAAGCCGTACACGCCGTCCGGGCCGCGCATCCCATCTGCGTACGTGAACTGGTGGCTGATGGTGAACAGGTAGTACTTGTTCTTGCCGTTCTCGTTCTGGATGAAGATTTGCGGACGCTCAGTCTGGTCGTTCACACAGTTGGCGGAGAGGATGGGAGGCAGGAAGCTCCACTTGGTGAGGTCCTTGTTGTCCGCAACTGCGAGGCCCACGTTGGCTGTCTGGAACCAGGCGCCTGTGCTGTTGACTTGGGCTACGGTTTCAGCGTTGGGATCTCCCGCGGCGTAGCCGAGGTCTTCCTGCTTGCACTTGTAGGAGCCGCGGGCGCCGCCGGTGTTGCCTTCAAAGACCATAAAGGTTTTGCCCGGGTGGGCGGGGTCGGCAAAGGTGTACGGATCCCGGAACGCAAAACCGGGGTTCTGGGCCTTGTTTTGGTACAGCTTTCCGTCCGGTTCCAGGAGCTTGGTGTGCTGGAAACCGTCGAAGGTCACGCCGTCCTTGGTGGCGTGGATGTTGCCCAGGGCCTTGGCGATCGCGGCATCCGGAGCGATTCCGCCGCCGCCGGCATTCCTCTCGGCCACATCATGGAAGGTGGTGGCCGTGTAGAAGACGTTGATTTTGTTGCCCTGCATCAGGCGCGTGGAGCCGGACCATTCGGTGTTGCCAATGGACGTGTTGTCCAGGAACAGGTGTCCGCCGTAGTTCCATTTGTCCTTGGCGGGATCGGCGTTGGTCTTGCGGAAGAAGTAGCCGATCCTGGCATTCCAGTGGCGCTGGTCAAACCCATACCCGGCATGCCGGTCAGCAACCAGGGAGAAGACTACGTCCCAGCCTTTGTAGCTGATCTGGTTGGCGTTCTCGTCCGTGAGGGACCAGGTGTCCCACACCCAGACGTCCTCGTTCATGGCGGGGAAGTCCTTGGGGATCTCCGGCATGGTGACGTCCGGGCTCATGGAGTTCTCACCGGGAGCAACGTGCGGGTTGCTTTGGGCCATGATCTGCTTGGCGTCTGCACGCGTCCATTTGGACGTGAAGTTTGCCGCCGGATCGTAGGCCTGTTGCGTGTGCTTGGTGGGGAGCGGGAAGCCGGGCGTGGGTGCCGGCATGGTGCTCGACGGCGGGTCGGCCGGCAGGTTCGCTTGCGCGGCCGGCGTCACCAGCAGGATGCTGCCGGCAACGCTGGCCGCTACTGCGACGGCGGCAGCCTTACGTAGCCGGCGGCGCGGCCGATGAGGGGATAAGTGCGTGTTCATGCTTGCTCTTCTCGCGGAGTTGTACTTCGTGGAGTGGGGCGCATGCCCTGAACCCCGGGCTGGGGGTCCTCTACTCAGGCGTCCGATCGATCCGCTCGAGGCGTCATCGAGGGACGCCATCGTTTGTTTCAGGTGCGGGGAGCTTTTCAGCTATCCGCCGCGGTGGCTCCGATACGTCGACTTACCGGAGCACTCTCCACGCTAGACACGTGTTAGGTCCAAGATCAAAGGGCATTGCGGAAGCCCTTTCGGTTACTCCGGAGTAGATGTGCAAGCGCTTACATTGTCAACGTGCGCGCGTGGCATTTTCCCGGGTCCTCGGTCAAATGTTTCGCCATAAAGCAGATTTATCCTG contains the following coding sequences:
- a CDS encoding glycoside hydrolase family 68 protein; protein product: MNTHLSPHRPRRRLRKAAAVAVAASVAGSILLVTPAAQANLPADPPSSTMPAPTPGFPLPTKHTQQAYDPAANFTSKWTRADAKQIMAQSNPHVAPGENSMSPDVTMPEIPKDFPAMNEDVWVWDTWSLTDENANQISYKGWDVVFSLVADRHAGYGFDQRHWNARIGYFFRKTNADPAKDKWNYGGHLFLDNTSIGNTEWSGSTRLMQGNKINVFYTATTFHDVAERNAGGGGIAPDAAIAKALGNIHATKDGVTFDGFQHTKLLEPDGKLYQNKAQNPGFAFRDPYTFADPAHPGKTFMVFEGNTGGARGSYKCKQEDLGYAAGDPNAETVAQVNSTGAWFQTANVGLAVADNKDLTKWSFLPPILSANCVNDQTERPQIFIQNENGKNKYYLFTISHQFTYADGMRGPDGVYGFVGDGVRSDYQPVNNSGLALGSPTDLNMPANAPEGPDPRQNGRQFQAYSHYVQPGGLVQSFIDNVDGVRGGSLSPTVKMNFQGGVTEVDRSFGQNGLGPYGYLPTNVRVGGEGLYK
- the nirD gene encoding nitrite reductase small subunit NirD; the protein is MTVILDRAENLTATATATWHRVCPVDELELAWGEAALIAGRQVALFRTAASEVFAVAQQDPATLANVMARGIIGSRGSRPTIASPLHKEVYDLETGECFTNPELRLDAFATRLVDGFIEVEL
- a CDS encoding glycoside hydrolase family 32 protein; protein product: MTFPSPHLSRRQMLAASAAVVVAFSAASCTQPESPTPVPAPGGHRPSPSDPWRPAAHLTAGKNWLNDPNGLVYHDGTYHAFYQYNPRGNSWGNMSWGHSTSQDLIHWEQQPVAMEASPEEEIFSGCIVVDKNNASGLGSAENPPMVALYTSAYGKNGALPEGAQAQSVAFSLDNGTSWQKYQGNPVLNLAPTNNNFRDPKITWYEPGRYWVMTTVVADAQVVKMFKSTDLLHWDFLSDFSGAGAQGGLWEVPELIHMDVEDSTAKKWVMLLSINPGGIAGGSGMQYFVGEFDGTRFTAENAAAPDAPLEESQWLDHGADYYAANSISGAPGDKPVLLGWMGNWDYAQDVPTTPWRGSMAIPRELTLVKGAKRLELRSAIAQVARETLERSGEAKSKNLTVGSSLTDLGQDFRGRSQLIELDMDLTSAREAGVLLRHSSGPGSGLRISYNKESGTVRVDRSQAGTSNFSPKFSPFHEVALPSSGSRVSLTILLDSSSVEVFAAGGTAVVSDTFFPDWDSTAASAFSMDGDTDFIVTSRTL
- a CDS encoding phospho-sugar mutase — encoded protein: MTSSDAAFEQLITEARQWASQDPDPATAAALAELAELAENGDAGAAQELGDSFNGTLQFGTAGLRAALGPGPNRMNRVVVRRAAAGLAAFLTGTVAAAAPGTRPRAVVGFDARYNSDIFAQETAAIFTAAGIDTFLMPAALPTPLLAFAVRSLDCDGGVMVTASHNPPQDNGYKVYLGRHAVSESGRGSQIVAPYDAEIAAKIEAVGALDSITLAEDGWTVLPTSIAADYEGAMAGLVDREHFPARDLKIVLTPMHGVGGETAVSVLNAAGFTDVTLVAEQAEPDPDFPTVAFPNPEEPGALDLALAAAADSDADIVVANDPDADRAAVAALDPATGAWRMLRGDEVGALLGAHVVARMAAAAGDEPQTGVFANSIVSSRLLSRIAAAAGYAHEETLTGFKWISRVPGLTYGYEEALGYCVAPDLVRDKDGISAAVLIAELAATAKADGKTIFDTLDDLYLVHGLHASDQLSIRVADLGLLDAMMNRLRVNPPEAFGGSAVEIFTDLAEGSEALPPTDGLLYLTRDQSRVIIRPSGTEPKLKCYLEVIQAVESAAELDAARQTARTSLDDVLRDVREALGL